One Chitinophaga sp. H8 DNA window includes the following coding sequences:
- a CDS encoding EamA family transporter yields MWKGILLVLTGACSFGILSTIVKLGYQQGFTLGELCALQAGIGMVILWLLHFFSRAPTPSLKHRDVRTFFILGSSTGMVSITYYLSVQYIPASVAIILLMQFTWMSMLAELIIYKKRPSPIQWVAVALILTGTLMASGILNHNNATLHWQGLVFGLLAALCYTIFIVASSKASGTLSPVVKSAWMVTGAFVLICCIFPPAFIFNGKLTSTPLLLWGLPLAIFGTVLPPLLFSKGMPKTGLALGAILSAVELPVAVLSATIMLKEAVSLIQVAGIFIILLAIAAANLRKRVPAL; encoded by the coding sequence ATGTGGAAAGGCATTTTGTTGGTGTTGACCGGTGCCTGTAGTTTTGGTATTTTATCCACTATTGTTAAGCTGGGCTATCAGCAAGGATTTACACTTGGCGAACTTTGTGCCCTGCAGGCCGGTATCGGGATGGTGATATTATGGTTACTGCATTTTTTCTCCCGTGCTCCTACCCCTTCCCTGAAGCACCGCGATGTCCGTACCTTCTTTATCCTGGGGAGTTCTACCGGGATGGTCAGCATCACCTATTACCTGAGTGTACAATATATTCCTGCCAGCGTAGCTATCATCCTGCTGATGCAGTTTACCTGGATGAGTATGCTGGCCGAACTGATCATTTATAAGAAACGGCCTTCCCCCATCCAATGGGTAGCAGTAGCATTAATTCTTACCGGTACGCTGATGGCAAGTGGTATACTTAACCACAACAATGCCACGCTTCATTGGCAGGGCCTGGTTTTTGGCCTGCTCGCAGCGCTGTGTTATACGATCTTTATAGTAGCCAGCAGTAAGGCCTCCGGCACCTTATCGCCAGTAGTTAAAAGTGCCTGGATGGTAACAGGTGCTTTTGTACTGATCTGCTGTATTTTTCCGCCTGCCTTTATTTTCAATGGAAAACTCACCTCCACCCCATTATTGCTTTGGGGGCTTCCGCTGGCTATTTTCGGGACGGTATTGCCTCCCCTGTTATTTTCCAAAGGAATGCCTAAAACGGGACTGGCCCTGGGGGCTATACTCAGCGCGGTAGAATTGCCGGTAGCTGTATTATCAGCCACCATTATGCTGAAAGAAGCAGTTTCCCTGATACAGGTAGCAGGCATTTTTATTATACTGCTGGCCATTGCGGCAGCTAATTTGCGTAAGCGCGTACCTGCTTTATAG